Within Topomyia yanbarensis strain Yona2022 chromosome 2, ASM3024719v1, whole genome shotgun sequence, the genomic segment cggctactattgaattttttgttgattggacttctggttccggagttacgggttgaagagtgcgaccacacagcaaattcccatataaactgaaatgaaaaattctcaaaggggaggagtaagggaaaatttcaaaatcgaaattgtattttggatgccaaatgactttgaaATGTataaaacgttgagatttgatgtaatctcgaaaaaaaattttttttgacgaagattgacttttttgactttggcacatttttgcctttctcatatagaaaggttatgcaatcgctctaaaaatcgtcaacctatttttttggtttgtaTAGGCTTAGGAGAAGTATGCAGTAAGAGGATGCaactttaaaattataactagtttaaaatttcttaacggatcttcctccttgattcgccgctggtttcaaacgATGTTTcggtgtcgacacatagtatctcaaaatcgtggctgtcgatgcattgtatgtactatgtgcaaatcgtactgaatatgtaatatatatttccaccattgtattgaacataatgagccatggaatcgtagtttggacaaatgaggtAAGGGTgggcgaaacacgattatggtCTATGCggtacgaaacgaaacgaataaCTCTTCCGTATTCTCTTAACGATGCGAAATGAAACGAAATTTCAATAGTAGATGTTGTTCGCAACAcgaaatttcattttgacgaAAACATTTGCGAACTAttgcgaaatttttcaaaaaccttTTAATATAAGGAAAGTATATAGGGGACACTTTAATACTTTTGCATAGTAGAATGCGTCCAACTatgcaaaatgtttgtaactCATGGTAAGCGATCGGAgactaaaaacatttttcaaaaatgtgtgaCTGCATATTTGTATAAATAGTCAGGAAAAGCATTATACATTATTAGAGCAATTATCTCTTTTTTAGTGAGCCCAAGGCTTACTCGGCCAAAGAAGCAATCTAGCAAAGGATAATTATAACACATTTAGTTTGGGTTCTAGCGAATTCTGAACTGTTACATCTAAGCCTTTTTTGGCTtcgattatagagattttaaccttAGTCAACCACCTCTTTTACAGGTTAGAGAAAGTGAATTGTGTTCAAGACGAACTGTTTCATCggaattttttttgcgaaatattGACTGCCCAAACCTTTTCCAAAAAATCACGTGAACGTTTAAAAAACGGGTATTGTTTTTGTGTTAAGCGACGCAAACTCGATTGTGAAAACTTCTTtctccaaaatttgtaaactagtgttattaaaTTTGTAAATTAGTCAACCTGGTGCACATATCTCAATTACCTTAGAATAGGCCGTTATCGCTCAATATGGACGACTTTTCTCTGTGATTTAATTGTATAAAATATGTAAGCTGTACTTTGAATCAATTTATCATTAGTACACCATGCGCCATGACATATCAGGTAAATCGCTCCGATCAGCTATCGAAATCTGTCCAGTCATCGCAAGTCGGCTTTAAGAATTGAGAATTACTCCCGATGCATCGGTGTACCTTTCAATAGATAAATCGTTATCATTTTTGTGTAAAATCGATTTAACCAAGAAACAGTTATACAACtctaaaattaattgaattttcataaatttcgaaaaGTTTCGCAAACTTTGCGAAACAGGCAAATTTCGGcgaaatttgcgaatttaaACGAAATTTTTCTCAACGTTTCGTTTCGCAAAGTTTGCGAaaaatttcgtttcgtttcgttccgaaattttgcgaaaaaataaattttcgccCACCCTtaactaggtggattaaaacaggttttttttgaaaaatcgttcccgtttccaaaaagaagagaatttttttcaatcaatcgttcaaggacaccacagatagatacactaatgattttttatggctCATTTTGTAACACGTGAACCTGCAATGTAATCAGTACAGTTAATTcaaaaaaagaaatgcattaaaaaaaatcaaagctcaaatacaatcgttttatatttttaactagTACTAAGAACTTCAACAATATGGGAAGAAATgataaccgcatattttatgccattgttttttgttctgatatttcaaaattctcttggtcaagtctccccacgccttagTCAAGGCTCCCGaggtggggagacttgaccagaacaAAACGATCacaaaaaaacttttgtaacttttgaaaaagtaaattatcaattctgaaaaaaatcattaatacgCATAATACTTTTCCACAttacacggtgtctttgtcgaacaactttattcaaaaaaattcggcatctgtaaaacttcgggatatgaaagaatggacgtatccctttcatttgaaagtaaaattaaaatattctgtcggggggtctagaacaactttttatttttttttaattaaattaattcgcatttttgctactaattggtactatagacattcaaaaaatactaaaaatgaaaatctgatgaacaatcccattgtctacaacttcgtagaaagcTATAAATCGATGTAAAATCACCTGAAAAAgtgattaaaattttatcagtttttaggtgtacgcggggcctatggattaagaaatcgatttacaaggacttacaaaaaatgttgggtttaaatgaacagtaaattaaGATAAATTTCGATATTGACAAAGTCgcattctcagcagaaaaaatatgttttcagaTTCTTCCGGTTCTTGGGCGACATTGACActtatgaacaaggaggtgtggaaaggtattgaccaaatttattcgataatctaaGGTAtaagatgttgattaatgtagtaacggattttatcatgcctttttcatttcttttctcgctctaggagATAGATAATGTAAACTAAAATGACCCTTCTTCttgatcctatcctgcctggtaaaatacaattgacttaaattcaaagctttatatttgatgaactaaagtagacagttcgagtcattgtaataaacgacggattttattgcaactttGGGTTGAGAAAAGTGTTTGtccttatcaacattaaaagaaagatgattgaaagagaaaaaagctctttgggttttggatccatgtttgttatcttttggggtagattcatttcatcagaatttatagatgcagagttttgcttgtcctcaaattttatttccaaatcaaaCACACtccacataatcttagaaaaaagaacaaaaccaagtttcatcatttcctttaagaagaaatttcggagtcgttactcgttgaacacggatcacaacagaaaacgaacaagaaaatatcaggctggaccatacattcagtaaattctcaaagtaatacaagtctgtttattgaagattttcctaataatatgggataagagcaaaaaccacatatcaagaagacagagtttccagttcagttcagaatctggagacattaacagcaacacgtcgttcgggtaaaggtgatactttttatatctacttttataatgagatcgctatcttcgtacaatagacaaaacctttatttctcatttactattgcgatttctgttcaatgtacagcggttcccaaaagttaaggttcaagttaccttttttaggcatgtgttagaattgaacgcttggtagtgtgcgtaggaaaatttgtgttcagctttgccaccggattatccatttaaacctttttaaaactctaaaagaagaatatcagtcgatttattagatcatcacgattcaattcatgcaaaatacctgctgaaaaaaccatcggcttagctaaatggtgcttttggaaaagtggctgtggttttttcattgcgcagttgtgttgcgtaccccagctcggtgtggtagtgtgataaaaaatcacagccactttttcaaaagcaccatccagctatgccgatggtttttccagcaggtattttgcatgaattgaatcgtgatgatctaataaatcgactgatattcttcttttagagttttgaaaaggtttagatggataatctggtggcaaagctgaacacaatttttcttacgcatactaccaagccttgaggtaacttgagccttaacaaacttgaacataaaactcattgaattatttttctatcctccATGAAACTGTAAATCAgaattctcaatcgaaatcaaatcaaatgactgaaaatctaatcgagtttgatcaaatataaagttaaaattttaggccaaatatatcccacaagatgctaacgagcacggcttacatatactaggctagctcgttagagtgtaaacatttgacgagagcccgtcatagaaatcgtcggcgaaaacaattacatgaaattcatatattgtttgctgctaacgaatgatcggcacctggtaaATCAAAAAGAAGCTATGAGaatgtccaaaacctttgctatgatcagaaaattacggtgggatatgttttctatggcatgcatccaaattcccgatttacgctaataatcacatagatgcactgatattccactgtgtctagtgtaattatcgcgtaatttacgtcaaaaatccattgcacactattttttccgccgtaagagctcaaatattgtcaattaacaatCCGTTTGTTtttctcaacgatttctctgacgtcaccgaaaatTGTCAATTCGCTGAATAGCAAgcctcctttctgtgagccgtggctaacgagcaaaaaggttgattcaaggCTACATCAAGCATACcccagaatgagtgaagaaataaaaaagaagaaacaaatatatctgtgacagaagaaaactatttcattttactgtattatccagcatctttcaaaagagtactaatttcgttcaaattttatctactcttctctatatctccttgctcctaaaatatcattggtgcgcatcaggcattgcatttatcgctcatatgagtatatgcgcccggatagtttgctactgcgacaataaaaactcacattttcacacaaaaagttattggcactcacaaaacttctccggatagatacaacgtgttatttctccggataaataaaactgcCGGacaatgagtgaatgagtttatcatggTATCCTTTTTGTGCTCGCtactttgctgtcgttatttcaaaacacgaaaaaacaagtatatcatacttctttgccgcttttctttgtaattaaatgTAGTAACAATCCGTTTGTTtttctcaacgatttctctgacgtcaccgaaaactgtcaattcgctGAATAGTAAgcctcctttctgtgagccgtggcTAACGAGCAAAAAGATTGATTCAAGactacatcaagcatactccagaatgagcgaagaaataaaaaagaagaaacaaatacatctgtgacagaaaaaaactatttcattTTACTGTATTATCCAGCATCTCTCAAAAGAGtactaatttcgttcaaattttatctactcttctctatatctccttgctcctaaaatatcattggtgcgcatcaggcattgcatttatcgctcatatgagtaaatgcgcccggatagtctgctactgcgacaataaaaactcacattttcacacaaaaagttattggcactcacaaaacttctccggataaatacaacgtgttatttctccggataaataaaactgcCGGacaatgagtgaatgagtttatcatggtatcctttttgtgttcgctgctttgctgtcgttatttcaaaacacgaaaaaacaagtatatcatacttctttgccgcttttctttgtaattaaatgtatttttaaaagttttaattgatttccacgaaattaaaattttatcaccttctccggtgagaaggaaaaagtcaaataaattttatccggaaaatcattctcacgctatttgtggaggcggagaattttgcgactcatcttatcccggaaaagttggacatcggataagcttcatctcgcgtgagtgagagagaattacaatgcctggtgcgcataaaacggtggaatgtGCAATGtgcaacaaaaaaataaaaagttgttctagagcccccgataaaatattttaattttactttgaaatgaaagggaaaagcccattctatcacatgctgaagttttagcgatgccgatttttttcgaataaaattgttctaccaaacacaccgtgattACATTTCAACGAATTTTGGAAGACACGTTTTTAGATATTTACGTAGGTTTaactggtcaagtctccctatGTTCTCCTATTCATATTTAAAATTTGGGGGAACATTGAATAGTGATTGATTTGAATCGAATATGTTTGATATCATTAAAATTTGAGGGAGATTAATGTTTGGTGATGGTTTATGATATTAGAGGTTCATGCTTCCTGTTTATGCAATTATCAAACcaaaaacaatttgtcttatggaatacaatatattttaaaatattcataagccaATCGTTGTTCAAGTTCAACTCAGGGGGGCTTTTTTGTATTGCACagaactagaaaaaatcgtaaaaattttcgtgttctgctcctgacatatacgagcatcaaaaatgttttagatttaatattaatttcacatgactatgaatttcgtaaatcatgtttgATTTTAATGTCGATGAATACAATTTGTGTGTCAAGTTTTTATTGACCAGTTGACAAATTTTGAATGATAGGATAGTAATGTTGAcggaatatgaaaaaaatattgtgattttttccatttaacaaaatttgaaaacatttttggttGCCTGGTTGCAAAAAAAATCTCGGGTAACTTAGAATAAAGGCATTTAAGTCAACTGTCAAGATTAATTTGGAGGATATTCCGAATAAAACTTTATTCGCCAAGCTCGGAATAATTGCAGCGAACTAATCTGTCCAGATCACTAAAGCATTAAAGCGGGATGCTAATTTCTTCCCAAAGATTGAAAGGCATGTGTAATTTTACTATTCCTGCCCAACTTTAGACGAAGTTCGAagtaattttctgattatcaaatattccacaaaatgcCGTACATTTTAAACACTCTGTTAGTAGGTATTATTCAATTTAATCAGGAATCATAAATCATGCTCATCAAATTTGTggttaatattatattttttaacaACTAACCTGTCTGTACAACATTTAGGAAAAGAATGTAGTACATCATAGTTTgaaacatatattgtccttgttaaatgcgaataacttataaccAAGGTTATGACCACTTCGTTTTGGTTCACGATTATAATATTCCAAATATTTGTAAGCTAGAGATACAATGTTAGAAAAAACTGAACCTATATGTGATGGACTGAATCATCTGAGGAACCAACAtccaaaaaattaataaaatgcatatcGATGTTTGAATATCCACGATTTCCCTAAATTTATAAAGCATCGTGACAGCAGTCCTTCCCATGCATCCTTTTAGGGTTCgaagtaccgaccctttttggcgagaaccggtactacggtactgaagccctcagtactagagcactctagttagagtgtggccaagagaccatgacgtatccaaacgaacatgaaatttgacgtatttctattgtgtatacgtcaaattccatgttcgtttggatacgtcatggcgtCTTGgtcacactctaactagagtgctctactcagtaccggtaaagtaccggtactcgaacatttattttaaattcgaaaaaatctttaaactgaaattgaatgcttaaactgatgatcttattatCAGATGATtcatttgtgctgatcaaaaaatatgtttattgttttttaattgcttcggaatggcgagactcatttcacagaagatattttttcgtatagggcaccttttacatttcttataaaagaaatgtatagaattcgctcaaactttcaagattttttccgaggcccggagggccgagtcttatataccaatcgactcagctcgacgatttgagacaatgtctgtgtgtgtatgtaacggacaaattctcattcgtgtttctcagcaatggctgaaccgatcttatccaaaccaattttaaatgaaagaactaaaaaaacagtatgaacgctattaatttgtttttgattctgatgtttagtttccaagatatgaatgtttgaatgcgtaaaaatggcgttttttgcagtgtttttaaattatctgccgaaattggcaatatagattaacaatttatatgtttttagatagctttaacgaatatctttcgaacaagctatagattgttgaaatcggactattatcaaaagagatatttaacattaaatgcggacgaaagatttttatcatttcccattgccagaaatatgaccaaaaacatgtaatctattattaacgccaaaacggcttattttaggtcaatagtatcttcggagaatttaatgaaggtaatatgccctttcttttcgtattatgcttttgctgattaatccccctatgagtgagatattttcacaaatttttttggaagtgattatatcgaaatgatgtcttcagcaaatttgtagctcttacttttgcgaataactttactaaagactttaaatatctattttgaatactttaaaagttatggcttgttgtttgttgattactctttgtcgcctacttattgttcaatatagtaataatccattgaaataagctaaacattatttcgataaaacgaattttgtatttcattttactatctacaaccgctagaaataatcaccgaacacttccaagttgtctggaaggaacttgataacttaacagtacaaaaatgttcatttgtgcgaaccttctgactgcaatttttctaacttataaccatcggatcgatcttgtaacccgtcagggtaacaatttagcactgggtggaaatataccgtTTTTACGATTATCAGGAGTtttttcggctaatcagtcataaattagacagcgaaaacaacaatattgcttttacttccaacgtttcaatggatttattccacctttatcaaggattctAAAAATGTATAGCTCTTGGTAGTTACTGAAGTACATAAATAATTTTACTTACAAAAACTTTGTGTTTTCTTGTAAAGTGTAATGTTGTGGTAAAACATGAACTGTCCTAATGTATACGCGTCATCTGATAGCTATTTTGGtcaagaattgaaaaaaaaaattatattctgtGTTTAATTTGCTAAGATATATCTACTCACTGCTATTGTTCGCATATTCATGCACCTACtgtatttttcgaaatttttctgcgtttgaaacgattcTGTTTCGCGGGTAAAGAAACGAGGGAAAAAGCGCTATATTCGATCTGGTAACTGTACTGAACTTGACGGTTGTTGAGTGTTTGCTATAATCGTGCGTATGGTAGTATCGGTAGTGTAAGTGTTGTCAGTTTTATAGTTTCTATTATGTAGTGTTTGTAGAATTCCTGCATATATACAACTAAGTCCGTCGGTATCTGtgcgtttgtttacagttttttGCTGGTTGATGATATGACACATTTCCAATATAGGAAGAGCTGTCGTTCGGTTATGTTGATCGAGTATCTTCACCTTGTTTACATCGAAGTTATGATGATGTGTAATGCTGTGTTCGAGGAGAgctgttttttgttttagttcgACTATCTGGATGTCTTCACTGGTGTGTCCTGCTTCCCTGAGTAAGTTAAGCTTTTTTATGTTTGAGCGGTGTGCAGCTATCCTTGTTTTAAGCATGTTAGAAGTCATGCCCACATATGATGATGGGCAGTTTTGGCATGGTATGCTGTATATCACATTGCTCAAATTATCCTGCGGTATGCTATCTTTGACCTTGCTGAAAAGATTTGCTACTGTTTTGATGTTGCGAAAAGCTAGTGAGACATCCGGGTAGTCTCTTTTTAGGGTTTTTGCTATTTTATGCGTCAATGACGGTATGTTTGGAAGTGACCGGTAAGTATGTTTCAGGTTTTCATCAGGATTGGAAAGTTGTGTGGTAGGTATTGCGCGTGTTTTGTTATTGTTAATCAATCTGTTTCGCAGCGACTTTGGGTAGTcgttttgttttaaatatttgtcCATGATTTGGATTTGCTCCGGTCTGTTGAGATTGGTAGATAGTTTTTCCACTCTGCTGATAAAGTTTTTTGCCACGTTGATTTTTTGCTGGTATGAATGGTATGAGTGGAAGTTAAGAAAACGTCCACTTGCTATGGGTTTGGAATACCACTCAGTACGTATCTCTTGGTTTTCCGTGCGTACTAGTACCATGTCGAGATATGGTAATCTGCGATTTTCTTCCAATTCATAGGTGAACTGTATATGTTTGTCATAGTTATTGAGGATATCGTGCACTTGTTTGAGTTTGTTGAGAGGTATAGCCATTATGAAATCGTCTACATATTTTTTGAGAATTGGTGGTTTGAAACTTAGTTTTGTAATGGTTGTGTCTAATAGTCCTTCTAGAACGAGGTCGGCTAGAACGGGTGATAGAGGGTTTCCCATAGCTGTTCCAAAGATTTGTCGGTAGTATTTGTCGTCGAATTTGAAGTAACTGGAATCTATGCAAAATTCGACAATTTCCAATAGGAGGTCAAGGTTGATATTCGTGTGTTGTTTGATATTGTTCCAGTTGTATATGATATTGTGTGTTATCAATGATTTAGGTATACATGTAAATAGTGATACAACGTCGAAAGACACTAAAATATAATCCGGTGGAAGAGTTATTGTATTTATGTATTCGCAGAATGTGAATGAGTCCTTTATGTTGTATGTTGTTGATATGGAGCTTTTGAGAATTTGTCCAATGAACTTTGAGAGGCAGTACGACGGGGCGGTCATATTGGGAACGACCGGTCGGAGAGGTAATCCTGGCTTGTGTGCTTTGGGTTGGCCATAAATTCTTGGACAAGATGCTTTGTACGTTGTTAGTTGACTTGCAGTTTTGGGGTCAACGAGTTTTAGTTGTTTGAGCCTTTGAACTAAACTGTTGTTctgtttttggaattttagggTTGGATCACGGTCTATCTTGAGATATGTGTGAGTATCGTTGAGTAGTGAGAACATTCTGGTTTGGTAGTCCGCAGTGgtcattagtactgttttgtTACCTTTGTCTGATTGTAGAACTGCTATGTCAGGATTCTCTTTCAAAAATTTGCGTGttattttggtagctgaattgCAAAAACGCTCCAGTGGATTGTTGCTCGTGGACTGTTGCAGACGGTTAATGTGGTTTTGCATGTTATT encodes:
- the LOC131683307 gene encoding uncharacterized protein LOC131683307, producing MLQKITADTPIPKFQDKAILNGTHKQIPNETAIILSLGPKFALPYQHVQEIPLFHLIADIETVLQTNPNERIQNNNRCTIVNNMQNHINRLQQSTSNNPLERFCNSATKITRKFLKENPDIAVLQSDKGNKTVLMTTADYQTRMFSLLNDTHTYLKIDRDPTLKFQKQNNSLVQRLKQLKLVDPKTASQLTTYKASCPRIYGQPKAHKPGLPLRPVVPNMTAPSYCLSKFIGQILKSSISTTYNIKDSFTFCEYINTITLPPDYILVSFDVVSLFTCIPKSLITHNIIYNWNNIKQHTNINLDLLLEIVEFCIDSSYFKFDDKYYRQIFGTAMGNPLSPVLADLVLEGLLDTTITKLSFKPPILKKYVDDFIMAIPLNKLKQVHDILNNYDKHIQFTYELEENRRLPYLDMVLVRTENQEIRTEWYSKPIASGRFLNFHSYHSYQQKINVAKNFISRVEKLSTNLNRPEQIQIMDKYLKQNDYPKSLRNRLINNNKTRAIPTTQLSNPDENLKHTYRSLPNIPSLTHKIAKTLKRDYPDVSLAFRNIKTVANLFSKVKDSIPQDNLSNVIYSIPCQNCPSSYVGMTSNMLKTRIAAHRSNIKKLNLLREAGHTSEDIQIVELKQKTALLEHSITHHHNFDVNKVKILDQHNRTTALPILEMCHIINQQKTVNKRTDTDGLSCIYAGILQTLHNRNYKTDNTYTTDTTIRTIIANTQQPSSSVQLPDRI